A window of Rhodococcus sp. SGAir0479 contains these coding sequences:
- the lgt gene encoding prolipoprotein diacylglyceryl transferase, which yields MVTSTELLAYLPSPPQGVWHVGPLALRAYALCIIVGIVVAIVWGDRRWVARGGEKGTVLDIAIWAVPFGLVGGRLYHVITDWSTYFGADGRPSDALKIWQGGLGIWGAVLLGGVGAWIGCRRRGIPLPALGDAIAPGIVLAQAIGRVGNWFNQELYGRATTVPWGLEIYERTDAAGRVDTLDGVSNGVVQQVVHPTFLYELVWNLLVVVLLVIVDRRFRIGHGRLFALYVAGYCAGRFWIELMRSDHATHILGIRVNSFTSALVFVGAVAYFVLATKGREAPEELQPHRADRATAAVGAGERSDSGVDHQTDASGVADPTDRGGSDVKGSRNE from the coding sequence ATGGTGACCTCGACCGAACTGCTCGCGTACCTCCCGAGCCCACCGCAGGGTGTGTGGCACGTGGGGCCGCTGGCGTTGCGCGCGTACGCGCTCTGCATCATCGTCGGCATCGTCGTCGCCATCGTGTGGGGCGATCGCCGTTGGGTCGCCCGCGGCGGCGAGAAGGGCACGGTCCTCGACATCGCGATCTGGGCCGTGCCGTTCGGTCTCGTCGGCGGCCGGCTGTACCACGTGATCACCGACTGGTCGACCTATTTCGGGGCGGACGGCCGACCGTCGGATGCGCTCAAGATCTGGCAGGGCGGCCTCGGCATCTGGGGCGCCGTGCTCCTCGGTGGCGTCGGAGCGTGGATCGGCTGTCGGCGCCGCGGCATCCCGCTGCCGGCCCTCGGTGACGCCATCGCGCCGGGCATCGTGCTGGCGCAGGCGATCGGCCGGGTGGGCAACTGGTTCAACCAGGAGCTGTACGGACGCGCCACCACCGTGCCGTGGGGCCTCGAGATCTACGAGCGCACCGACGCGGCCGGCCGGGTCGACACCCTCGACGGGGTCTCCAACGGCGTCGTCCAGCAGGTGGTGCATCCGACCTTCCTGTACGAGCTGGTGTGGAACCTGCTGGTGGTCGTGCTCCTGGTGATCGTCGACCGCCGGTTCAGGATCGGTCACGGGCGCCTGTTCGCGCTCTACGTCGCGGGTTACTGCGCCGGCCGGTTCTGGATCGAACTCATGCGCTCGGATCACGCGACCCACATCCTCGGTATCCGGGTCAACTCGTTCACGTCGGCCCTCGTGTTCGTGGGTGCGGTCGCCTACTTCGTGCTCGCGACCAAGGGCCGGGAGGCTCCCGAGGAGTTGCAGCCGCACCGAGCCGACCGCGCGACCGCGGCCGTGGGTGCCGGTGAGCGGTCCGACTCCGGCGTCGACCACCAGACCGATGCGTCCGGCGTTGCCGACCCGACCGACCGGGGCGGTTCCGATGTGAAGGGGAGCAGAAATGAGTGA
- the trpA gene encoding tryptophan synthase subunit alpha, which produces MSQRDSRLAPTFAQCRAEDRAALVGYLPAGYPDVAGSIDVFKAMVDSGCDIIEVGVAYSDPVMDGPTIQHAAETALRNGVRVRDVFTIVEQIASVGGKAVVMTYWNPVLKYGVDAFARDLAAAGGLGMITPNLIPEEAGEWMSASDEHHLDRIFLVAPSSTEERLAKTLDASSGFIYAASTMGVTGARDSVSSMAPELTARIRAHSDIPVGVGLGVRSGAQAAEIASYADAVIVGSAIVSAVEQGLGAVRTLTAELAEGVRSATVAS; this is translated from the coding sequence GTGAGCCAACGAGATTCGCGCCTGGCGCCGACGTTCGCCCAGTGCCGCGCGGAGGATCGCGCCGCGCTCGTGGGCTACCTTCCGGCCGGCTATCCCGACGTCGCCGGGTCCATCGACGTCTTCAAGGCGATGGTCGACTCCGGCTGCGACATCATCGAGGTCGGCGTCGCCTACTCGGACCCGGTGATGGACGGCCCCACCATCCAGCACGCCGCCGAGACGGCACTGCGCAACGGGGTCCGGGTGCGCGACGTGTTCACGATCGTCGAGCAGATCGCGTCCGTCGGCGGCAAGGCCGTCGTCATGACGTACTGGAACCCGGTACTCAAGTACGGCGTCGACGCGTTCGCCCGTGACCTCGCCGCGGCGGGCGGACTGGGCATGATCACTCCCAACCTCATCCCCGAGGAAGCCGGTGAGTGGATGAGCGCCTCCGACGAGCACCACCTCGACCGCATCTTCCTGGTCGCGCCGTCGTCCACGGAGGAGCGGCTGGCGAAGACCCTCGACGCCAGCAGCGGCTTCATCTACGCGGCGTCGACGATGGGCGTGACCGGCGCGCGCGACAGCGTCTCCTCGATGGCCCCCGAGCTCACCGCCCGCATCCGCGCGCACTCCGACATCCCCGTCGGCGTCGGGCTGGGTGTGCGGTCGGGCGCGCAGGCCGCCGAGATCGCGTCCTACGCGGATGCCGTCATCGTGGGGTCGGCGATCGTGTCGGCGGTGGAGCAGGGCCTCGGGGCGGTGCGGACGCTCACGGCCGAACTGGCGGAGGGTGTGCGCTCGGCTACCGTGGCGTCGTGA
- the trpB gene encoding tryptophan synthase subunit beta has product MTSRNDALVSKGGNLPTASVGLTERSGHDPDPGGHWGVFGGRHVPEALMAVIEEVTADYEKARADDSFLHELDRLQRDYTGRPSPIFEATRLREHAGGARIILKREDLNHTGSHKINNVLGQVLLAKRMGKTRIIAETGAGQHGVATATACALLGLECVVYMGAVDTARQALNVARMRLLGADVVSVETGSATLKDAINEALRDWVTNADRTYYCFGTAAGPHPFPLIVRDFQRIVGLEARAQVQASTGRLPDAVVACVGGGSNAIGIFHAFIDDPSVKLVGYEAAGDGVETGRHAATFAGGTPGAFQGAYSYLLQDEDGQTIESHSISAGLDYPGVGPEHAYLKDTGRASYEPITDTEAMDALLLLSRTEGIIPAIESAHAVAGALKLGRELGDGAIIVVSLSGRGDKDMDTAAKWFGLFDDEPGTTDAAHSTEEGTTK; this is encoded by the coding sequence GTGACTTCACGGAATGACGCCCTCGTCTCCAAGGGTGGGAATCTGCCCACCGCCAGCGTCGGTCTGACCGAGCGATCCGGCCACGATCCCGATCCCGGCGGCCACTGGGGCGTCTTCGGTGGACGGCACGTCCCCGAGGCGCTCATGGCGGTCATCGAGGAGGTCACCGCCGACTACGAGAAGGCCCGCGCGGACGACTCGTTCCTGCACGAGCTGGATCGGCTGCAGCGCGACTACACCGGGCGTCCGTCGCCGATCTTCGAGGCGACCCGACTGCGGGAGCACGCGGGCGGCGCGCGCATCATCCTCAAGCGAGAAGACCTGAACCACACCGGTTCTCACAAGATCAACAACGTGCTCGGTCAGGTGCTGCTCGCCAAGCGCATGGGCAAGACCCGGATCATCGCCGAGACCGGCGCCGGCCAGCACGGGGTCGCCACGGCGACGGCGTGCGCGCTGCTCGGACTCGAGTGCGTCGTGTACATGGGCGCCGTCGACACCGCGCGCCAGGCTCTCAACGTCGCCCGGATGCGTCTGCTGGGTGCCGACGTCGTCTCGGTCGAGACCGGCTCGGCCACGCTGAAGGACGCGATCAACGAGGCCCTGCGGGACTGGGTCACCAACGCCGATCGCACCTACTACTGCTTCGGAACCGCCGCCGGCCCGCACCCCTTCCCGCTGATCGTGCGCGACTTCCAGCGCATCGTCGGACTCGAGGCCCGCGCGCAGGTGCAGGCGTCCACCGGCCGCCTGCCCGACGCGGTCGTGGCGTGCGTCGGTGGCGGGTCGAACGCGATCGGTATCTTCCACGCCTTCATCGACGACCCCTCGGTCAAGCTGGTCGGGTACGAGGCCGCCGGTGACGGCGTCGAGACCGGTCGGCACGCAGCGACTTTCGCGGGCGGGACCCCCGGCGCCTTCCAGGGCGCCTACTCGTACCTGCTGCAGGACGAGGACGGGCAGACCATCGAGTCGCACTCGATCTCGGCCGGCCTGGACTACCCCGGGGTGGGACCCGAGCACGCGTACCTCAAGGACACCGGCCGCGCGTCGTACGAGCCGATCACCGATACCGAGGCGATGGACGCGCTGCTGCTGCTCTCGCGCACCGAGGGCATCATCCCGGCGATCGAGTCGGCGCACGCGGTCGCGGGCGCACTCAAGCTGGGGCGCGAGCTCGGTGACGGCGCCATCATCGTCGTGAGCCTGTCCGGCCGCGGCGACAAGGACATGGACACCGCGGCGAAGTGGTTCGGGTTGTTCGACGACGAGCCGGGCACCACCGATGCAGCACATTCGACCGAGGAAGGTACCACCAAGTGA
- the trpC gene encoding indole-3-glycerol phosphate synthase TrpC: MTVLDSILDGVRADVAAREAVLDLAAVKAAAAAAPPALDAAAALRASGIGVIAEVKRASPSKGALADIPDPAVLAAAYEAGGARVISVLTEERRFHGSLADLDAVRRAVNIPVLRKDFIVGPYQIHEARAHGADVILLIVAALEQSVLTSLLERTESLGMTALVEVHTEEEADRALEAGASVIGVNARNLKTLEVDMDTFGRIAPGLPTDVVKIAESGVRGTGDLLAYAGAGADAVLVGEGLVTSGDPRAAVAELVTAGAHPSCPKPAR; the protein is encoded by the coding sequence ATGACCGTTCTCGACTCGATTCTCGACGGGGTGCGCGCCGATGTCGCCGCCCGCGAAGCCGTTCTCGATCTCGCCGCGGTGAAGGCTGCCGCGGCCGCCGCACCGCCCGCCCTCGATGCCGCTGCCGCTCTGCGCGCGTCGGGGATCGGGGTGATCGCCGAGGTCAAGCGGGCGAGCCCATCGAAGGGTGCTCTCGCCGACATCCCGGACCCCGCGGTGCTCGCGGCCGCCTACGAGGCGGGTGGGGCGCGGGTGATCAGCGTCCTGACGGAGGAGCGTCGCTTCCACGGGTCGCTGGCCGATCTCGACGCCGTGCGCCGCGCCGTGAACATCCCGGTCCTGCGCAAGGACTTCATCGTGGGCCCGTACCAGATCCACGAGGCCCGGGCCCATGGGGCCGACGTGATCCTGCTGATCGTCGCGGCGCTCGAGCAGAGCGTGCTGACCTCGCTGCTGGAGCGCACCGAATCACTGGGCATGACCGCGCTCGTCGAGGTGCACACGGAGGAGGAAGCGGATCGGGCCCTCGAAGCCGGCGCCAGCGTCATCGGTGTGAACGCCCGCAACCTCAAGACCCTCGAGGTCGACATGGACACGTTCGGGCGGATCGCGCCGGGACTGCCCACCGACGTCGTGAAGATCGCGGAGTCCGGCGTGCGTGGCACCGGGGATCTGCTCGCGTACGCGGGCGCGGGCGCGGACGCCGTGCTCGTCGGTGAGGGGCTGGTGACCAGCGGCGACCCGCGTGCGGCGGTCGCCGAGCTCGTGACCGCGGGCGCGCATCCGTCGTGCCCCAAGCCCGCTCGCTGA
- a CDS encoding TIGR02234 family membrane protein, producing the protein MSERKAGRRATGIAALLLALAALCLWGSSRMTWVTVTSSDGLGVDRVTELDGGTWAAATTPLALVLVAAIAAAFAVRGWVVRVVGVLVAVVAVVAALPALGLLTGGASDEQAADIAGFERVGTQVVATEVATAPALLVLLGSLLTLAAAGVLVRKPAATGGLSSKYDSPAARREATARRGAGEGHEQPRTQRMLWDALDAGEDPTDDGEKHPGAPGTRPEGD; encoded by the coding sequence GTGAGTGAGAGAAAGGCCGGTAGGCGCGCGACGGGAATCGCGGCGCTGCTGCTGGCGCTGGCCGCGCTGTGCCTGTGGGGTTCCTCGCGCATGACCTGGGTGACGGTCACCTCGTCCGACGGCCTGGGCGTGGACCGTGTGACCGAACTCGACGGCGGAACGTGGGCGGCGGCCACCACCCCGCTCGCGCTCGTGCTCGTCGCCGCGATCGCCGCGGCGTTCGCGGTCCGGGGCTGGGTGGTACGCGTCGTCGGCGTCCTCGTCGCGGTGGTCGCGGTCGTCGCGGCGCTGCCGGCGCTGGGCCTGCTCACCGGGGGCGCATCGGACGAGCAGGCCGCGGACATCGCGGGATTCGAGCGGGTCGGAACGCAGGTCGTGGCGACCGAGGTCGCGACCGCGCCCGCGCTGTTGGTCCTGCTCGGGTCCTTGCTCACGCTCGCGGCGGCCGGAGTCCTCGTCCGCAAACCGGCTGCGACGGGAGGGCTTTCGTCGAAGTACGACAGCCCGGCGGCCCGACGCGAGGCCACCGCGCGTCGCGGTGCCGGGGAGGGCCACGAGCAGCCGCGAACCCAGCGGATGCTGTGGGACGCGCTCGACGCGGGCGAGGACCCGACCGACGACGGGGAGAAGCACCCCGGTGCTCCGGGTACCCGCCCGGAGGGTGACTAA
- a CDS encoding anthranilate synthase component I, with protein sequence MRGESTTIPAAPSASARAAAPHDSTTTREQFRALAAEHRVVPVTRKVLADAETPLSAYTKLADNRPGTFLLESAENGRSWSRWSFIGAGSPAALTVRDGEAAWYGSVPAGAPAGGDPLVALGRTLELLRSERLPDLPPLTGGMVGFLGYDAVRRLERLPTHAVDDLGIPEMVMLLATDLAAVDHHEGAITLIANAVNWDGSDERVDAAYDDAIARLDRMTDALAAPASSTVSTFARPQPEYRRQRTTESFGADVRRLIGEIEAGEAFQVVLSQRFEMDCDAAPIDVYRMLRASNPSPYMYLVQVPGADGETAFSIVGSSPEALVTVKDGTATTHPIAGTRWRGATEEDDILLEKDLLADEKENSEHLMLVDLGRNDLGRVCEPGTVKVHDYRHIERYSHVMHLVSTVTGRLAAGKHALDAVTACFPAGTLSGAPKVRAMELIDELEPTRRGIYGGIVGYLDFAGDADTAIAIRTALVKDGTAYVQAGAGVVADSDPVYEDTEARNKAMAVLSAIAAAQTLRPFGGRTEVNSGE encoded by the coding sequence ATGCGCGGCGAGTCCACCACCATCCCAGCAGCTCCCTCGGCGTCCGCCCGGGCGGCGGCCCCCCACGATTCGACGACCACGCGTGAGCAGTTCCGCGCGCTGGCCGCCGAACACCGGGTGGTTCCCGTCACTCGAAAGGTGCTGGCGGACGCGGAGACTCCGCTGTCGGCCTACACCAAGCTGGCCGACAACCGGCCCGGGACCTTCCTGCTCGAGTCCGCCGAGAACGGCCGGTCGTGGTCGCGGTGGTCGTTCATCGGTGCCGGCAGCCCCGCCGCGCTGACCGTGCGGGACGGCGAGGCGGCCTGGTACGGCAGTGTGCCCGCGGGCGCGCCGGCCGGTGGCGATCCCCTCGTCGCACTCGGACGGACGCTCGAGTTGCTGCGCAGCGAACGGCTGCCGGACCTGCCGCCGCTGACCGGCGGCATGGTCGGCTTCCTCGGATACGACGCGGTCCGCCGGCTCGAGCGGCTGCCCACGCACGCCGTGGACGATCTGGGGATTCCCGAGATGGTGATGCTCCTCGCCACCGATCTCGCCGCGGTCGACCACCACGAGGGGGCGATCACGCTCATCGCGAACGCGGTGAACTGGGACGGCTCGGACGAGCGCGTCGATGCCGCCTACGACGACGCGATCGCCCGCCTCGACCGGATGACCGATGCCCTCGCCGCCCCCGCGAGTTCGACGGTGTCGACGTTCGCGCGGCCGCAGCCGGAGTACCGACGCCAGCGCACCACCGAGAGCTTCGGTGCGGACGTGCGCCGGCTGATCGGTGAGATCGAGGCGGGGGAGGCCTTCCAGGTGGTGCTCTCGCAACGCTTCGAGATGGATTGCGACGCAGCGCCGATCGACGTGTACCGGATGCTGCGTGCGTCCAACCCGAGTCCCTACATGTACCTGGTGCAGGTGCCGGGCGCCGACGGTGAGACCGCGTTCTCGATCGTCGGGTCGAGCCCCGAGGCGCTCGTCACGGTCAAGGACGGGACCGCGACCACGCACCCGATCGCCGGCACCCGGTGGCGCGGCGCCACCGAGGAGGACGACATTCTGCTCGAGAAGGATCTGCTGGCGGACGAGAAGGAGAACTCCGAGCACCTGATGCTGGTGGACCTCGGCCGCAACGACCTCGGCCGGGTGTGCGAGCCCGGCACCGTGAAGGTCCACGACTACCGCCACATCGAGCGCTACAGCCACGTAATGCACCTCGTCTCGACCGTCACCGGGCGCCTGGCTGCGGGCAAGCACGCGCTCGACGCCGTCACCGCGTGTTTCCCGGCGGGCACGCTGTCGGGGGCGCCCAAGGTGCGCGCGATGGAACTGATCGACGAGCTCGAGCCGACGCGCCGGGGAATCTACGGCGGTATCGTCGGCTATCTGGACTTCGCGGGGGACGCCGACACCGCCATCGCCATCCGCACGGCACTGGTCAAGGACGGCACGGCGTACGTCCAGGCCGGTGCGGGAGTGGTCGCCGACTCCGATCCGGTCTACGAGGACACCGAGGCCCGGAACAAGGCGATGGCCGTGCTCAGTGCCATCGCTGCGGCGCAGACGCTGCGGCCCTTCGGCGGTCGCACGGAGGTGAACAGTGGTGAGTGA
- a CDS encoding dioxygenase family protein, which produces MPALFLSHGAPPLVDSERWVAELSRWSAGLPRPTAVLVISAHWESAPLTIGATETGTPLVYDFGGFPRRFYDVTYTAPGAPDLARQVAALMPDDEPVRQAPGRGLDHGAYVPLTVMYPDADIPVLQVSMPTLDPARLLELGRRLRPLREQGVLIVGSGFTTHGLPFLRDPSPDAVAPGWSADFDAWAGERLAAGDVDALIDFRAQAPGMPYAHPTVEHFAPLFVTLGASSDPALAPRQVIDGFWMGLAKRSIQVA; this is translated from the coding sequence ATGCCGGCGCTCTTCCTCAGTCATGGCGCGCCCCCGCTGGTGGACAGCGAACGGTGGGTGGCCGAACTGTCCCGGTGGTCCGCCGGACTGCCTCGACCCACGGCCGTCCTCGTGATCTCGGCACACTGGGAGTCCGCGCCGCTCACGATCGGTGCGACCGAGACCGGCACCCCGCTCGTGTACGACTTCGGTGGCTTTCCCCGCCGCTTCTACGACGTGACGTACACGGCGCCCGGCGCACCGGATCTGGCGCGGCAGGTCGCTGCCCTGATGCCGGACGACGAGCCCGTCCGTCAGGCCCCGGGGCGCGGCCTCGACCACGGCGCCTACGTACCGCTCACCGTGATGTACCCCGATGCCGACATCCCGGTGCTGCAGGTGTCGATGCCCACCCTGGACCCGGCGCGATTGCTGGAACTGGGGCGGCGCCTGCGACCGCTGCGCGAGCAGGGCGTGCTGATCGTCGGATCGGGCTTCACGACACACGGGCTGCCGTTTCTGCGGGACCCGTCCCCCGACGCGGTCGCGCCGGGCTGGTCCGCGGACTTCGACGCCTGGGCCGGTGAACGGCTGGCCGCCGGCGACGTCGACGCGCTGATCGACTTCCGCGCGCAGGCGCCCGGCATGCCGTACGCGCATCCGACGGTCGAGCACTTCGCTCCACTGTTCGTCACGCTGGGCGCGTCGAGCGATCCCGCGCTGGCTCCCCGGCAGGTGATCGACGGGTTCTGGATGGGACTGGCGAAGCGATCGATCCAGGTCGCCTGA
- a CDS encoding MarR family winged helix-turn-helix transcriptional regulator, protein MGAQNSTETPWLSEAQQDAWRVLVSLITRLPAALDTQLQRDSDLTHFEYFVLAVLSESPERRLRLSELAGQANASLSRLSHVVTRLEKRGWVRRETVSGVRGAFAVLTDAGMAKVVEAAPQHVSTVQALVFAGLDDDQVAQLRSLGAALVAQLDEGIAAGTGKA, encoded by the coding sequence ATGGGCGCGCAGAACAGCACCGAGACCCCGTGGCTCAGCGAGGCCCAGCAGGACGCGTGGCGGGTCCTCGTCTCGCTGATCACCAGGTTGCCCGCCGCGCTCGACACCCAGTTGCAGCGCGACTCGGACCTGACGCACTTCGAGTACTTCGTCCTGGCCGTACTCTCCGAGTCTCCGGAGCGCCGCCTGCGGCTGTCCGAGCTGGCGGGTCAGGCCAACGCGTCGCTCTCCCGCCTGTCGCACGTCGTCACGCGCCTCGAGAAGCGGGGCTGGGTACGCCGCGAGACCGTGAGCGGTGTCCGCGGCGCGTTCGCCGTCCTCACCGACGCCGGCATGGCCAAGGTCGTCGAGGCCGCACCGCAGCACGTCAGCACGGTGCAGGCACTGGTCTTCGCGGGCCTCGACGACGATCAGGTCGCGCAGTTGCGGTCGCTCGGCGCCGCGTTGGTGGCCCAGCTCGACGAGGGCATCGCGGCCGGCACCGGAAAGGCCTGA
- a CDS encoding tautomerase family protein: MPLIQISQTPGLTTEQKRAVIAAVTQAYADAAGKDPSKVWVTIDEVPRENWGVGGEPLG; encoded by the coding sequence ATGCCGTTGATACAGATCAGCCAGACCCCCGGACTCACCACCGAGCAGAAGCGCGCAGTGATCGCCGCGGTGACGCAGGCGTACGCCGACGCCGCGGGCAAGGACCCGTCGAAGGTGTGGGTCACCATCGACGAGGTGCCCCGCGAGAACTGGGGGGTCGGCGGCGAACCGCTCGGCTAG
- a CDS encoding NAD-dependent epimerase/dehydratase family protein has product MTADSGLRVVVFGATGNVGTSVVEALGEQSAVAEIVGVARRPVDVRYPKTTFVTADTTTSDLHGIVRGADVVIHLAWLFQPTHRPEVTWENNVLGAIRVFRAVADEHVPALVYTSSLAAYSPGPSDRAVSEDWPTDGWPGAAYPREKSYLERWLDTFELRHPDTRVVRMRPCFLFKRQSATEQRRLFIGPFAPGRLVRRGLVPVVPLVSGLKAQVLHTSDAADAIVRATLRPVHGAFNLATTPAVDGHYLADLLGARPVRLPRRALRFAAWVGWHLRAVPASPGLLDTVLQLPLLDSTRAESELDWHPRITPRETLESFLGGLQDGAGLPTPPLAPDSPRRRLGELSKGVGERA; this is encoded by the coding sequence ATGACAGCTGATTCGGGACTACGCGTCGTCGTCTTCGGAGCCACCGGCAACGTCGGCACCAGTGTCGTCGAGGCGCTCGGTGAGCAGTCCGCGGTCGCCGAGATCGTGGGAGTGGCGCGGCGCCCGGTCGACGTCCGGTATCCCAAGACGACCTTCGTGACCGCGGACACCACCACCTCCGACCTCCACGGCATCGTCCGGGGGGCGGACGTCGTGATCCATCTGGCGTGGTTGTTCCAGCCGACCCACCGGCCCGAGGTCACCTGGGAGAACAACGTTCTCGGGGCGATCCGGGTGTTTCGCGCGGTGGCCGACGAGCACGTTCCCGCGCTCGTGTACACATCGTCCCTGGCGGCCTACTCGCCCGGCCCGTCGGACCGGGCGGTGTCCGAGGACTGGCCGACGGACGGCTGGCCCGGCGCGGCGTACCCGCGAGAGAAGTCGTATCTCGAACGGTGGCTCGACACGTTCGAGCTCCGCCACCCCGACACCCGTGTGGTCCGGATGCGGCCGTGCTTCCTGTTCAAACGGCAGTCCGCGACCGAACAGCGCAGGCTGTTCATCGGCCCGTTCGCACCGGGCCGGCTGGTGCGCCGGGGACTGGTCCCCGTCGTGCCGCTCGTCTCCGGCTTGAAGGCGCAGGTGCTGCACACGAGCGACGCCGCGGACGCGATCGTCCGCGCGACGCTACGCCCGGTGCACGGCGCCTTCAACCTGGCCACGACGCCTGCGGTCGACGGCCACTACCTCGCGGACCTACTGGGCGCACGTCCCGTCCGATTGCCCCGGCGCGCACTGCGATTCGCGGCGTGGGTGGGGTGGCACCTGCGGGCGGTGCCGGCGTCCCCGGGCCTGCTCGACACGGTCCTGCAGTTGCCGCTGCTCGACAGCACCCGGGCGGAGTCCGAACTCGACTGGCATCCGCGGATCACGCCCCGGGAGACGCTCGAGTCCTTCCTGGGCGGACTGCAGGACGGCGCCGGCCTGCCGACACCGCCGCTGGCCCCAGACTCCCCGCGCCGTCGGCTCGGCGAGTTGTCGAAGGGCGTGGGCGAGCGGGCCTGA
- a CDS encoding DUF6098 family protein, with protein MEVRDDEVAGPAAEPERPADRLVRLTTLDELVALTVTTHGMYLRYSPGPAADAADCRSRDRGSGVDMPGLTVTPLSPEPWWPRSAEEWVARRLHRSCGLDEERGNFPWLLTGTVIGHSLDLEPLVVQFRPLARIDRSVLDEAARLYDRFGRPTP; from the coding sequence GTGGAAGTTCGAGATGACGAGGTGGCGGGTCCGGCGGCCGAGCCCGAACGGCCCGCGGACCGGCTCGTCCGGCTCACGACGCTGGACGAGTTGGTCGCGCTGACGGTCACCACGCACGGGATGTATCTGCGCTATTCGCCCGGCCCCGCCGCCGACGCGGCGGACTGTAGGAGCCGGGACCGTGGGTCCGGGGTCGACATGCCGGGCCTCACCGTGACGCCACTGTCACCCGAGCCGTGGTGGCCGCGCTCGGCGGAGGAGTGGGTGGCCCGGCGCCTGCACCGGTCCTGTGGTCTGGACGAGGAGCGCGGGAATTTTCCGTGGTTGCTGACCGGGACGGTCATCGGGCACAGCCTCGATCTCGAACCGTTGGTCGTCCAGTTCCGTCCCCTGGCCCGCATCGACCGGTCGGTGCTCGACGAGGCGGCCCGCCTGTACGACCGGTTCGGCCGGCCGACGCCCTAG
- a CDS encoding DUF6131 family protein, with translation MIVLGLILLVIGFLAGIPILWTIGIILVVIGVILALLGATGRAVGGRRYWY, from the coding sequence ATGATCGTGCTGGGCTTGATCTTGCTGGTCATCGGGTTCCTGGCGGGAATCCCGATCCTCTGGACCATCGGCATCATCCTCGTGGTGATCGGGGTGATCCTCGCACTGCTCGGCGCCACCGGACGCGCCGTCGGCGGCCGCCGCTACTGGTACTAG
- a CDS encoding SRPBCC family protein: MRFEAHWETTASPSRVWDVLADGWQYPGWVVGASRMRAVDPDWPAPGTRIHHSVGLWPFLIDDHTEVLEADPGHSLTLIARAKAFGRARIELQVRPNGVGSVIEMGEHLASPPMSWFPQSAVELAAVPRNRECIRRLALLAEGPAHPGDGSTAPRLG; the protein is encoded by the coding sequence ATGAGATTCGAGGCGCACTGGGAAACCACCGCGTCCCCCAGCCGGGTGTGGGACGTACTGGCGGATGGTTGGCAATATCCGGGATGGGTCGTCGGCGCGTCCCGAATGCGGGCGGTCGACCCCGACTGGCCCGCCCCGGGCACTCGCATCCATCACTCGGTCGGGTTGTGGCCGTTCCTGATCGACGACCACACCGAGGTTCTCGAGGCCGATCCCGGCCACTCCCTCACGCTCATCGCCCGAGCCAAGGCCTTCGGGCGCGCCCGGATCGAGTTGCAGGTGCGCCCCAACGGCGTCGGCAGCGTGATCGAGATGGGCGAGCATCTCGCGTCCCCCCCGATGTCCTGGTTCCCGCAGAGCGCGGTGGAACTTGCTGCGGTGCCACGGAACCGGGAGTGCATTCGTCGGCTGGCGCTGCTGGCGGAGGGCCCGGCGCATCCCGGTGACGGCTCGACGGCACCGAGACTCGGGTAG